In Cupriavidus taiwanensis, the following proteins share a genomic window:
- a CDS encoding MaoC family dehydratase, translating to MRTIATLEELEGLQGQEVAVSEWIEVTQQQVNQFAEATGDHQWIHIDVERAKKESPYGGPIAHGFLTLSLLPRFMHSALSMPSKIGVNYGLNRVRFTAPVPVGSKLRARIKLLKVERLDPLPKSPELVGAQSTWEVTVEREGSERPVCIAESITRRYG from the coding sequence ATGCGTACCATCGCAACGCTGGAAGAACTGGAAGGGCTGCAGGGCCAGGAAGTCGCGGTCAGCGAATGGATCGAGGTAACCCAGCAACAGGTCAACCAGTTTGCCGAGGCCACCGGCGACCACCAGTGGATCCACATCGATGTGGAGCGCGCGAAAAAGGAATCGCCCTATGGCGGCCCGATCGCGCACGGCTTCCTGACGCTGTCGCTGCTGCCCAGGTTCATGCACAGCGCGCTCAGCATGCCGTCCAAGATCGGCGTCAACTACGGGCTGAACCGGGTGCGCTTTACCGCACCGGTGCCGGTCGGCAGCAAGCTGCGCGCGCGCATCAAGCTGCTGAAGGTCGAGCGCCTGGATCCGCTTCCCAAGTCGCCCGAACTGGTCGGCGCGCAATCCACCTGGGAGGTCACCGTGGAGCGCGAAGGCAGCGAGCGGCCGGTGTGCATCGCCGAGTCCATCACGCGCCGCTACGGCTGA
- a CDS encoding gamma-glutamyltransferase family protein: MPYAADPHASPAEPQPQPRATPYWRPRRGKLALAALALTLGACGGGDDPPPPPPPPPVTPTAGCELDGSTGGQAVVLPGDPNAPEQATGYAPKVTVYSKTYMAVTNNPVSTKAACDVLKAGGTAIDAAVAAQMVLNLVEPQSSGIGGGAFILHYDATTRQLTAYDGRETAPAAADENYLRWKSAADQTMPLPNAQRSGRSIGTPGTLRVLELAHRDYGKTAWKELFAPAIKLATDGFAIPPRMAAAISDSATVANIKRDPEMAAYFLNPDGTPRAVNTVLRNPALAAVFSAVAADGADAFYKNGPIAQAIVAKIQTTYDGNTTPGVTTLDDLANYQAKKRTPVCTTYRQYEVCGMPPPSSGGIAVAQILGIVENFDMAAHKPTLVDQNGGRPSVLGAHLMGEAGHLAYADRNKYVADTDFIPLPGGTPDTMLNKPYLSQRASLISTTGSMVTPVAAGNLGDVPLAPSMVEERGTTHLSLHDKYGNVVAMTTTIEAGLGSYHMTNGFLLNNELTDFNADPAPGGVPVANRLQPGKRPRSSMAPTVVFRRNSDGSRGDFYMTTGSPGGATIIQFVAKTLVASLDWGLDAQQAVSMIDFGGNNASAGSPMIVGGEHPNVDTSTPAGGLPGDNDPLVKGLRNLGHTVNTAAQSSGLSAIIRTTIGGSAVLVGGADPRREGVVLGDTFKP, from the coding sequence ATGCCGTACGCTGCCGACCCCCACGCATCCCCCGCCGAGCCGCAGCCGCAGCCGCGCGCCACCCCGTACTGGCGCCCGCGTCGCGGCAAGCTGGCCCTGGCGGCGCTGGCGCTGACCCTGGGCGCCTGCGGCGGCGGCGACGATCCCCCGCCTCCGCCCCCGCCACCGCCGGTCACGCCCACTGCCGGCTGCGAACTCGATGGCAGTACCGGCGGCCAGGCGGTAGTCCTGCCGGGCGACCCCAACGCGCCGGAGCAGGCGACCGGTTATGCGCCCAAGGTCACGGTCTACAGCAAGACCTATATGGCGGTGACCAACAACCCGGTCTCGACCAAGGCGGCGTGCGACGTGCTGAAGGCCGGCGGCACCGCGATCGACGCCGCGGTGGCGGCGCAGATGGTGCTGAACCTGGTCGAGCCGCAATCGTCCGGCATCGGCGGCGGTGCCTTCATCCTGCATTACGACGCGACGACCCGGCAGCTCACCGCCTACGACGGCCGCGAGACCGCGCCGGCCGCCGCAGACGAGAACTACCTGCGCTGGAAGTCCGCGGCCGACCAGACCATGCCCCTGCCCAATGCCCAGCGCAGCGGCCGCTCGATCGGCACCCCCGGCACGCTGCGCGTGCTCGAGCTGGCCCACCGCGACTACGGCAAGACCGCCTGGAAGGAACTGTTCGCGCCGGCGATCAAGCTGGCCACCGACGGCTTCGCGATCCCGCCGCGCATGGCCGCCGCGATATCCGACAGCGCCACCGTCGCCAATATCAAGCGCGATCCGGAGATGGCCGCCTACTTCCTCAATCCCGACGGCACCCCGCGCGCGGTCAACACCGTGCTGCGCAATCCCGCGCTGGCGGCGGTCTTCAGCGCCGTCGCCGCGGACGGCGCCGACGCCTTCTACAAGAACGGGCCGATCGCGCAGGCCATCGTCGCCAAGATCCAGACCACCTACGACGGCAATACCACGCCGGGCGTGACCACGCTCGACGACCTCGCCAACTACCAGGCCAAGAAGCGCACGCCGGTGTGCACCACCTACCGGCAGTACGAGGTGTGCGGCATGCCGCCGCCGTCGTCGGGCGGGATCGCGGTGGCGCAGATCCTGGGCATCGTCGAGAACTTCGACATGGCGGCGCACAAGCCCACGCTGGTCGACCAGAACGGCGGGCGGCCCAGCGTGCTGGGCGCCCACCTGATGGGCGAAGCCGGCCACCTGGCCTATGCCGACCGCAACAAGTACGTGGCCGACACCGACTTCATCCCGTTGCCCGGCGGCACCCCGGACACCATGCTGAACAAGCCCTACCTGAGCCAGCGCGCCAGCCTGATCAGCACCACCGGCTCGATGGTCACGCCGGTGGCGGCGGGCAACCTCGGCGACGTGCCGCTGGCGCCGTCGATGGTGGAGGAGCGCGGCACCACGCACCTGTCGCTGCATGACAAGTACGGCAACGTGGTGGCGATGACCACCACCATCGAGGCCGGCCTGGGCTCGTACCACATGACCAACGGCTTCCTGCTCAACAACGAGCTGACCGACTTCAATGCCGATCCGGCGCCGGGCGGCGTGCCGGTGGCCAACCGGCTGCAGCCCGGCAAGCGCCCGCGCAGCTCGATGGCGCCCACGGTGGTGTTCCGGCGCAACAGCGACGGCTCGCGCGGCGACTTCTACATGACCACCGGCTCGCCGGGCGGCGCCACCATCATCCAGTTCGTGGCCAAGACCCTGGTGGCGTCGCTGGACTGGGGGCTGGATGCGCAGCAGGCGGTGTCGATGATCGACTTCGGCGGCAATAACGCGAGCGCGGGCTCGCCCATGATCGTCGGCGGCGAGCATCCCAACGTCGACACCAGCACGCCGGCCGGCGGCCTGCCGGGCGACAACGACCCGCTGGTCAAGGGCCTGCGCAACCTCGGCCACACCGTCAACACCGCGGCGCAGTCGAGCGGGCTGAGCGCCATCATCCGCACCACCATCGGCGGCTCGGCGGTACTGGTCGGCGGCGCCGACCCGCGGCGCGAGGGCGTGGTGCTGGGGGACACGTTCAAGCCCTGA
- the urtA gene encoding urea ABC transporter substrate-binding protein, which yields MQRRDMLKLSAIAAAAMIGTSPLALAQSKEPIKVGILHSLSGTMAISETSLKDVALMTIDEINKSGGVLGRKLEPVVVDPASNWPLFAEKARQLVSKDKVAVTFGCWTSVSRKSVLPVYEELNSLLFYPVQYEGEEMSKNVFYTGAAPNQQAIPAVEYLMSKEGGGAKRFFLLGTDYVYPRTTNKILRAFLKSKGVADKDIEEVYTPFGHSDYQTIVANIKKFSQGGKTAVISTINGDSNVPFYKELGNAGLKAKDVPVVAFSVGEEELRGIDTKPLVGHLAAWNYFMSVKNPENDAFRKQWAAWVKANNLPGGDKRVTNDPMEATYVGIHMWAQAVKKAGSTDTNKVRAAMYGQTFKAPDGFTLTMGENHHLYKPVMIGEVKGDGQFAVVWKTPKAVRAQPWSPFIAGNEGKPDKVM from the coding sequence ATGCAACGACGTGACATGCTGAAGCTGTCGGCGATAGCCGCCGCGGCGATGATCGGTACCAGCCCGCTGGCGCTGGCGCAGTCCAAGGAGCCGATCAAGGTCGGCATCCTGCATTCGCTGTCCGGCACCATGGCGATCTCCGAAACGTCGCTGAAGGACGTGGCGCTGATGACCATCGACGAAATCAACAAGAGCGGCGGCGTGCTCGGCCGCAAGCTCGAGCCGGTGGTGGTGGACCCGGCCTCGAACTGGCCGCTGTTCGCCGAGAAGGCGCGCCAGCTGGTCAGCAAGGACAAGGTCGCGGTCACCTTCGGCTGCTGGACCTCGGTGTCGCGCAAGTCGGTGCTGCCGGTCTACGAAGAGCTCAACTCGCTGCTGTTCTATCCGGTGCAGTATGAAGGCGAGGAGATGTCGAAGAACGTCTTCTACACCGGCGCGGCGCCCAACCAGCAGGCCATCCCCGCGGTGGAATACCTGATGAGCAAGGAGGGCGGCGGCGCCAAACGGTTCTTCCTGCTCGGCACCGACTATGTCTACCCGCGCACCACCAACAAGATCCTGCGCGCCTTCCTGAAGAGCAAGGGCGTGGCCGACAAGGACATCGAAGAGGTCTACACCCCGTTCGGCCACAGCGACTACCAGACCATCGTCGCCAATATCAAGAAGTTCTCGCAGGGCGGCAAGACCGCGGTGATCTCCACCATCAACGGCGATTCCAACGTGCCGTTCTACAAGGAGCTGGGCAACGCCGGGCTCAAGGCCAAGGACGTGCCGGTGGTGGCGTTCTCGGTCGGCGAAGAAGAGCTGCGCGGCATCGACACCAAGCCGCTGGTGGGCCACCTGGCCGCGTGGAACTACTTCATGTCGGTCAAGAACCCCGAGAACGACGCCTTCCGCAAGCAGTGGGCCGCCTGGGTCAAGGCCAACAACCTGCCCGGCGGCGACAAGCGCGTGACCAACGACCCGATGGAAGCCACCTACGTCGGCATCCACATGTGGGCGCAGGCGGTGAAGAAGGCCGGCAGCACCGACACCAACAAGGTGCGCGCCGCGATGTACGGCCAGACCTTCAAGGCGCCGGACGGCTTCACCCTGACCATGGGCGAGAACCACCACCTGTACAAGCCGGTGATGATCGGCGAGGTCAAGGGCGACGGCCAGTTCGCGGTGGTGTGGAAGACGCCGAAGGCGGTGCGCGCGCAGCCGTGGAGCCCGTTTATCGCGGGCAATGAAGGCAAGCCGGACAAGGTGATGTAA
- the cyoB gene encoding cytochrome o ubiquinol oxidase subunit I, with product MFGKLSLSAIPFHEPIIMVVLAGVALGGAALLGAITYFKKWGYLWNEWFTSVDHKKIGVMYCLVALIMLLRGFADAVMMRTQLALATNGATGVLPPEHYDQIFTAHGVIMIFFVAMPLMTGLMNLVVPLQIGARDVAFPFLNTLSFWLFVAGAMLVNISLGVGEFAKTGWLAYPPLSGLDYSPGVGVDYYLWSLQISGLGTLLTGVNFLVTILRMRAPGMTLMRMPVFTWTALCTNVLIVAAFPVLTVTLALLGLDRYLGMHFFTNDGGGNAMMYVNLIWIWGHPEVYILILPAFGIFSEVIATFSGKKLFGYKGMVYATAAIMVLSFIVWLHHFFTMGSGANVNAFFGITTMIISIPTGVKIFNWLFTMYRGRVQMTSPVLWTLGFMITFVIGGMTGVLMAVPAADFVLHNSLFLIAHFHNVIIGGVLFGYLAGITYWWPKAFGFKLNERLGKASFWCWLVGFYFAFMPLYVLGLMGMTRRLNHTDNPAWTPWLYLAVVGVVFVALGIFFQVLQIVVSIRDRKKLADVTGDPWGGRTLEWATSSPPPFYNFAHTPVVRDLDAFADMKARGETLPTEGYEKIHMPKNTGAGFIIGAFSLVFGFALTWHIWWLAIVGLVGMIWAFIHRSNDDHIDYYVPATEVEQIETRHLQRIASQA from the coding sequence ATGTTTGGCAAGTTGAGTTTGTCGGCGATTCCGTTTCATGAGCCGATCATCATGGTCGTGCTGGCCGGTGTCGCCCTGGGCGGTGCCGCGCTGCTGGGCGCGATCACCTATTTCAAGAAGTGGGGCTATCTCTGGAACGAGTGGTTCACCTCGGTCGATCACAAGAAGATCGGCGTGATGTACTGCCTGGTGGCGCTGATCATGCTGCTGCGCGGCTTCGCCGACGCGGTCATGATGCGCACCCAGCTGGCGCTCGCCACCAATGGCGCCACCGGCGTGCTGCCGCCCGAGCACTACGACCAGATCTTCACCGCCCATGGCGTGATCATGATCTTCTTCGTGGCCATGCCGCTGATGACCGGCCTGATGAACCTGGTCGTGCCGCTGCAGATCGGCGCGCGCGACGTGGCCTTCCCGTTCCTGAACACGCTGTCGTTCTGGCTGTTCGTGGCGGGCGCCATGCTGGTCAACATCTCGCTGGGCGTCGGTGAATTCGCCAAGACCGGCTGGCTGGCCTACCCGCCGCTGTCGGGGCTGGACTACAGCCCGGGCGTAGGGGTGGACTATTACCTCTGGAGCTTGCAGATCTCGGGCCTGGGCACCTTGCTGACCGGCGTGAACTTCCTGGTGACGATCCTGCGCATGCGCGCGCCTGGCATGACGCTGATGCGCATGCCGGTGTTCACCTGGACCGCGCTGTGCACCAACGTGCTGATCGTCGCCGCCTTCCCGGTGCTGACCGTGACCCTGGCGCTGCTGGGCCTGGACCGCTACCTCGGCATGCATTTCTTCACGAACGACGGTGGCGGCAACGCCATGATGTACGTGAACCTGATCTGGATCTGGGGCCACCCCGAGGTGTACATCCTGATCCTGCCGGCGTTCGGCATCTTCTCTGAAGTCATCGCCACGTTCTCGGGCAAGAAGCTGTTCGGCTACAAGGGCATGGTGTACGCGACCGCCGCGATCATGGTGCTGTCGTTCATCGTGTGGCTGCACCACTTCTTCACGATGGGCTCGGGCGCCAACGTCAACGCGTTCTTCGGCATCACCACCATGATCATCTCCATCCCGACCGGGGTGAAGATCTTCAACTGGCTGTTCACCATGTACCGCGGCCGCGTGCAGATGACCTCGCCGGTGCTGTGGACGCTGGGCTTCATGATCACCTTCGTGATCGGCGGCATGACCGGCGTGCTGATGGCCGTGCCGGCGGCCGACTTCGTGCTGCACAACAGCCTGTTCCTGATCGCCCACTTCCACAACGTGATCATCGGCGGCGTGCTGTTCGGCTACCTGGCCGGCATCACCTACTGGTGGCCGAAGGCGTTCGGCTTCAAGCTGAACGAGCGCCTGGGCAAGGCTTCGTTCTGGTGCTGGCTGGTGGGCTTCTACTTCGCCTTCATGCCGCTGTACGTGCTGGGCCTGATGGGCATGACCCGCCGCCTGAACCACACCGACAACCCGGCCTGGACGCCGTGGCTGTACCTGGCCGTGGTGGGCGTGGTGTTCGTCGCGCTGGGCATCTTCTTCCAGGTGCTGCAGATCGTGGTGTCGATCCGCGACCGCAAGAAGCTGGCCGACGTGACCGGCGACCCGTGGGGCGGCCGCACGCTGGAGTGGGCCACCTCGTCGCCGCCGCCGTTCTACAACTTCGCGCACACCCCGGTGGTGCGTGACCTGGACGCGTTCGCCGACATGAAGGCGCGCGGCGAGACCCTGCCGACCGAAGGCTACGAGAAGATCCACATGCCCAAGAACACGGGCGCGGGCTTCATCATCGGCGCCTTCAGCCTGGTGTTCGGCTTCGCCCTGACTTGGCATATCTGGTGGCTGGCCATCGTTGGCCTGGTGGGCATGATCTGGGCGTTCATCCACCGCAGCAACGACGACCACATCGACTACTACGTGCCGGCCACCGAGGTCGAGCAGATCGAAACGCGCCATCTGCAGCGCATTGCTTCGCAAGCCTGA
- a CDS encoding MaoC family dehydratase encodes MLYFEDFEVGSRRELGSYLVTEEEILNFARQYDPQPFHIDKEAAANSIYGGLISSGWMTCSIMMRLLVLSTTGKSASMGSPGVDEIRWLKPVYAGDTLTVVLNVLDSRPSQSKPDRGVVHTQWEATNQRGELVCTVKGMGMYGRRPA; translated from the coding sequence ATGCTGTATTTCGAGGATTTTGAAGTCGGCAGCCGCCGCGAGCTGGGCTCCTACCTCGTTACCGAGGAAGAGATCCTGAACTTCGCGCGCCAGTACGATCCGCAGCCGTTCCATATCGACAAGGAAGCCGCCGCCAACAGCATCTACGGCGGGCTGATCTCGAGCGGCTGGATGACGTGCTCGATCATGATGCGCCTGCTGGTGCTGAGCACCACCGGCAAGTCGGCCAGCATGGGCTCGCCCGGCGTCGACGAGATCCGCTGGCTCAAGCCGGTCTATGCCGGCGACACGCTGACGGTGGTGCTGAACGTGCTGGACAGCCGGCCGTCGCAGTCCAAGCCGGACCGCGGCGTGGTCCATACCCAGTGGGAAGCCACCAACCAGCGCGGCGAACTGGTGTGCACCGTCAAGGGCATGGGCATGTACGGCCGCCGGCCCGCCTAA
- the cyoC gene encoding cytochrome o ubiquinol oxidase subunit III — translation MSTQVLDRIPAQAGAPAHAGAHGHDHAHHDTSANTVYGFWIYLMSDCIIFAGLFAAFAVLRGELAGGPSAKELFELNYVLVETFILLFSSITYGMAMISLQNRSLKHVQTWLGITFLLGLAFMAMEINEFHHLIAEGAGPGRSAFLSSFFTLVGTHGLHVASGMLWMIVLMWQLGKKGITPTLTKRLMCLSLFWHFLDVVWIGVFTVVYLMGHL, via the coding sequence ATGTCGACTCAAGTCCTAGACCGCATCCCCGCGCAGGCAGGCGCCCCGGCTCACGCCGGCGCGCACGGCCATGACCATGCGCACCACGATACCAGTGCCAATACCGTGTATGGCTTCTGGATCTACCTGATGAGCGACTGCATCATCTTCGCCGGACTGTTCGCGGCCTTCGCCGTGCTGCGCGGCGAACTGGCAGGCGGCCCGTCGGCGAAGGAGCTGTTCGAGCTCAACTACGTGCTGGTGGAGACCTTCATCCTGCTGTTCTCCTCGATCACGTACGGCATGGCGATGATCTCGCTGCAGAACCGCAGCCTCAAGCACGTGCAGACCTGGCTCGGCATCACCTTCCTGCTGGGCCTGGCGTTCATGGCGATGGAAATCAACGAATTCCACCACCTGATCGCGGAAGGCGCGGGCCCCGGCCGCAGCGCGTTCCTGTCGTCGTTCTTCACGCTGGTCGGCACCCACGGCCTGCACGTCGCCAGCGGCATGCTGTGGATGATCGTGCTGATGTGGCAGCTGGGCAAGAAGGGCATCACCCCGACGCTCACCAAGCGCCTGATGTGCCTGTCGCTGTTCTGGCACTTCCTGGACGTGGTCTGGATCGGCGTGTTTACCGTGGTCTACCTGATGGGACATCTGTGA
- the cyoA gene encoding ubiquinol oxidase subunit II, with the protein MKKPILPRWTRFLPCLGLLLLAGCNMTLLDPKGQVGVDIKNIILIATWLMLLVVVPVIVLTLVFAWKYRASNTKARYEPDWSHSTAIEVVVWLIPCLIIIALGIITWKSSHDLDPYKPLESNKKPVTIEVVALNWKWLFIYPELKIATVNQIAFPVDTPVNFKITSDSIMNSFFIPQLGSQVYAMAGMETKLHLIANHAGSYDGVSANYSGGGFSGMKFKADAMSNYEFDQWVAKVRASSTELGVEGYKTLAQPSEKEPVTYYGKVEDQLFHNILHKYMGHGGAALAADGFKGGPICTSRNTLGEEQLSLTTPAALPAGA; encoded by the coding sequence ATGAAGAAACCCATACTGCCGCGTTGGACGCGGTTCCTGCCCTGCCTCGGCCTGCTTCTGCTGGCCGGCTGCAACATGACGCTGCTCGACCCGAAAGGGCAGGTCGGCGTCGATATCAAGAACATCATCCTGATCGCCACCTGGCTCATGCTGCTGGTGGTGGTGCCGGTGATCGTGCTCACGCTGGTGTTCGCCTGGAAGTACCGCGCGTCCAATACCAAGGCGCGATACGAGCCGGACTGGTCGCACTCGACCGCGATCGAAGTGGTGGTGTGGCTGATCCCGTGCCTGATCATCATCGCGCTGGGCATCATCACCTGGAAGTCCTCGCACGACCTGGACCCGTACAAGCCGCTGGAATCGAACAAGAAGCCGGTCACCATCGAGGTGGTCGCGCTGAACTGGAAGTGGCTGTTCATCTATCCGGAACTGAAGATCGCCACCGTCAACCAGATCGCGTTCCCGGTCGACACCCCGGTGAACTTCAAGATCACCTCGGATTCGATCATGAATTCGTTCTTCATCCCGCAACTGGGCAGCCAGGTGTACGCCATGGCGGGGATGGAGACCAAGCTGCACCTGATCGCCAACCATGCCGGCTCGTATGACGGCGTGTCCGCCAACTACAGCGGCGGCGGCTTCTCGGGCATGAAGTTCAAGGCCGACGCCATGTCGAACTACGAGTTCGACCAGTGGGTGGCCAAGGTTCGCGCTTCGTCGACCGAACTGGGCGTCGAAGGCTACAAGACGCTGGCACAACCCAGCGAGAAGGAGCCGGTCACGTACTACGGCAAGGTGGAAGACCAGCTCTTCCACAACATCCTGCACAAGTACATGGGCCACGGCGGCGCCGCACTGGCCGCCGACGGGTTCAAGGGCGGCCCGATCTGCACGTCGCGCAACACCCTCGGTGAAGAGCAGCTGTCCTTGACCACGCCGGCTGCGCTGCCGGCGGGCGCGTAA
- the cyoD gene encoding cytochrome o ubiquinol oxidase subunit IV gives MAQHNAPAAHGAHDSHAHDSHAGGHASFKGYAIGFILAVILTVIPFKIVMDGTMDKGTILWTILGMAVVQMIVHLKYFLHLDSSSEQRSNVIALLFTALILVIVVAGSLWIMHNLNANMMVM, from the coding sequence ATGGCACAACACAACGCACCGGCGGCGCACGGCGCCCACGACTCGCACGCGCACGACAGCCACGCTGGCGGCCATGCCAGCTTCAAGGGCTACGCGATCGGCTTCATCCTGGCCGTGATCCTGACGGTGATCCCGTTCAAGATCGTGATGGACGGCACCATGGACAAGGGCACCATCCTGTGGACCATCCTCGGCATGGCCGTGGTCCAGATGATCGTGCACCTGAAGTACTTCCTGCACCTGGACTCGTCGTCCGAACAGCGCAGCAACGTGATCGCGCTGCTGTTCACGGCGCTGATCCTGGTGATCGTGGTGGCGGGTTCGCTGTGGATCATGCACAACCTGAACGCCAACATGATGGTGATGTAA